DNA from Bradyrhizobium japonicum USDA 6:
CCTGCTTCGTGCTCGCGCCTTGCGCGACGGTCTCGCAGGCCATGATCGACGAGCTCTGCGACCGGCCCGACAAGAACGCGCTACTGCATGTCGGCGGCGGATTCGCCGCGATCTACGGTCCCGACGGCAGCCAGATCGGCGACAAGCTGGCGCCGGACCAGGAAGGGCTGCTGATGGCCGAGATCGATCTCGGTGCCATCGGTGTTGCCAAGAACGCTGCCGATCCTGCCGGGCATTATTCGCGGCCCGACGTGACGCGGCTTCTGCTCAACAAGAAGCGATACCAGCGCGTCGAGCAGTTCGCGCTGCCGGTCGACACCGTTGAGCCCACGGACATCGCGGCGGCGGCGAGCTGATCGCCGGGATCAAGGGGAGGGAACGATCATGGAATCCGCAATTCCTCTGCATCTCGAGACCCAGCGCACGCGCCAAAAGCGCGTGCCGGACGATTACCAGCCGCCATATCCGTCGTTCGTGGCGCGCTACAAGCCCGCCGTAAGCCGCGTCGTGATGGCCTATTTCGGTGTGCAGTATCGCGGTGCGGCGCCGGCGGCTGCGACGGCGGCTCTCGCCGAGATCGCGGCGCGGTTTGCTGCCGAGGGCGGGCCTTCGCATTGGGACCGCGCCCGCTACGTCGACCGCGCCGGTTATGAGACCGTCGTGTCGGTTGCCTATTGGGACGACGTCGCGCGCTTCGACGCATGGTTCGAGCCGGCACGCCAGGCGTGGACTGTGAAGGCGCGCGAGGGCATTGGCACCTTCACCGAGGTATTGCGTCCCGCCGTGGCCCGGCACGAGACGCTGTTCTCCTCGCTGGACCGGCCCGAGGGCGTGGCCGCAATCGCCGACGGCATGAGCGGCGAGGTGCGGGAGCACGCCTATTGGGGCGGCATGCGCGATCGCATTCCGCTGTCGCAGACCGATCCGATGACGCCGGGCGGCGCGCCAGAATTGATCCGCGACGGCGCGCGGCTGCGGGTGAAGGCGCACGACAATCTCTGCCTGATCCGCTCCGGGCAGGATTGGAGCGATACGGAGGCATCGGAGCGAAAGCTCTATCTCGACGACGTCGAGCCGGTGCTGCGCGAGGGCATGGATTTCCTGCGCGACGACGGGCTAGCGATCGGATGCTACGCCAGCCGCTACATGCAGGTGCTCTCCACCGACGGCAAAGTGAGCGAAAAGTCCTACGGCCAGAGCTGGTGGAAGAGCCTCGCCGCACTTGAGCGCTGGGCGGAGTCGCATCCGACCCACGTCAAGATATTCGGCGCGGCGATGAAATACCTGTCGACGCTCGGGCCGTCGGCAAAGCTACGGCTCTATCACGAGGTCACGGTGGCCGCCGCGGACGAGCAGTTCTTCGAATATCTGAACTGCCATTCGAAGACCGGCATGCTGGCGGCGGTCGAGACCGTCAACGCCTAGGCTGCGCAATGGCCGAGCAGCTCGGGATGCGCGGCGCAGATGTGATGTGCGCCGGCATCCCGCAGCTCGGCCTCGCTGCCATAGCCATAGAGCACGCCGATCGCGGTCATGCCGTTGGTGCGGGCGCCTATGACGTCGTGGCTGCGGTCGCCGATCATGATCGCGCTGCCGGGATCGACCTTCGCTTCGTCGAGCGCGTAGCGCAGCAGGTCGCGCTTGTCGACACGCGTGCCGTCGAG
Protein-coding regions in this window:
- a CDS encoding phenylacetaldoxime dehydratase family protein; amino-acid sequence: MESAIPLHLETQRTRQKRVPDDYQPPYPSFVARYKPAVSRVVMAYFGVQYRGAAPAAATAALAEIAARFAAEGGPSHWDRARYVDRAGYETVVSVAYWDDVARFDAWFEPARQAWTVKAREGIGTFTEVLRPAVARHETLFSSLDRPEGVAAIADGMSGEVREHAYWGGMRDRIPLSQTDPMTPGGAPELIRDGARLRVKAHDNLCLIRSGQDWSDTEASERKLYLDDVEPVLREGMDFLRDDGLAIGCYASRYMQVLSTDGKVSEKSYGQSWWKSLAALERWAESHPTHVKIFGAAMKYLSTLGPSAKLRLYHEVTVAAADEQFFEYLNCHSKTGMLAAVETVNA